TCGACGTTGAAACTAAATAGAAAGTAACAGTAGAACATCCTTTTTGGTTGCCTGATAGTCCACAGAAGAAGCTGATGCAAGTCTGCCCTGTTCTCTCACAATCTGGTTTTGCACTGTAACTGCAGAAAGAATTATCACACAACCCTCTCTACTGTTTTACCCACATTCAAGCAATACCAGAAACCACAGACAATAAAATACGTGACATGATTTTTCTATTACTCCCAAATTTAAGAATAAGTGGTATGCATAAACATTCTTAAGTGTTAAGACTTAACTTAAGCCCCTAACTTATTTAAGCACCTGGAGAAGACTTCTAAACCAGTTGGGTGTTGCACGATGGCAGCAGCACTATGTGCAGACAAAGACAGCACACTTTCCATGATTTACGTTGATAACAAGTTGATAAAGAAATACAGGCTTGATCGTGaagaaattatttttgttaCCAACCTGCTATCAATTACATCACTTAACAATGCACTTActgctgaagtgaaagtgttaATGATCCTGTGTTTTTAGCTCCAGTGATGACGTTGGTCCCTCACAATCCACAGTCAGCAGAGCCATGAAGATCACTCTGATGGCCTTGACTGCATCGATCATAGTGAGACAGTTCATCGACTTTTCTATAGAAATCCAAAAGGTGTGGCTGGACCAATCGATTTCACTCATGTGGCCAACTAAATTCAACTAAGGGGCTGAAGGAAATCGGcaacaaagaaataaatcatCAGTTTAAATGGAATTAAGTGTCAAAAAAAGGAAGTCAGTGCACATTTATAGCATACATTCTTTCAAACTCCTTCAATTTCAACAGTGCTGGATCagcaaatgaatgaatttgagGTCCCAAATATCTGCTCTACAATCTCTGCAGTTTCAGAGAGAGTTTTACATGCAGCAAAGAGAAACAAGGAAATAAAAGGTCATATAGTAAAGGTCAAAGGTCCAGACTTGCCTCACAGTAACCTCTTCCAttcaataacatttacatttacagcatttaccagaggcccttatccagagcgtcttacagtcagtagttacagggacagtccccccccctggagacactcagggttaagcgtcttgctcagggacacgatggtagtaagtgggttttgaacctgggtcttctggcctataggcgagtgtgttatccactaggctactaccaccctttcaccAACTGTGCCAAGAGCACCGTTTCGTCTGCTGTCCTGTTGGGTTTCCATCTAGACTCCATTTCTCTGTCTTTGACCCGAAATACACAGCATGTGCATCTATTTGTGGAAAATGATTGGTGATGTGTTTGGTAGATTTTAGTACAAACAAGCCATAGATGAAGAGTTTGTCAGCAATATATTTATTGTGCAGATCCTCTATTGgttgatttatttaatattgGGATGTGTATGTAAGACGAAAAGTTGCCTATAGatcctttataaaaaaaaaaaagatattttatataaatgcagACAAATATAACCCCACGTCGCACACACAATGTCAAGACTATGACACCCGCGCCTCTTGTTGGATGTCATGATGATTTATGTCACGTATCTGGAAATTGTTGAATTGTTTTTGTGTGCCCAAATGACATGGACACTATGCCCATAATCAGTCAAATCCATTAACGTCCAGTTTACACATAACATTTAGCTCAAActaaaaatattgattttgccCCCAGTAAATGTTATAGCAAGGTAGGGCCTTTAATAAACTAGAGCTGGGTTCATAGAAGGGCCAAAGTattgattcattttttatttacaaatgccagtataaaaaatattttaatgggtTTATACATGACAGTATATTAGCCGGTGAAGTGACTTGAGGCATGTAAATACTCACACTATATATTCTTCACATCTGTTGTTGTCTGTGGTGGTTTGGTGGCGGAATTTTAACAATATTATAGACAAATTGTTTGTTCAGCATTGTCAGTGAAGATAAAAGACGCAAagataattataattttaatttcatttgaatttattGATATTGGGCTTCTGTTTACCTTTCGACCAAAATATGGGATTTCTCTGATGAACCAATGCAGGGGATCCAGGAGGTGCCAGGAGAACATCGTTTCAGTGTTCATCTCATTAACAACATATTGAGAATGAAGCACAatcattttgagaaaaaaatgtgatgagaCCCAGTCCATTATCACCCATGCCCTCAACCTTTCAGACATTTCTATTGTATTATACCAGTTAATATTACAGCTTAATGTAAGCTGTTCAAGTCCAAATCCATTTATCAGTGCTGATACTTATACTCCATCACACATggccacacacattttattgttaaacCCAGTAATGATCTAAAACAAATGATGCGATGTGACATCTCACCGGGCCAAGCAGTTTTGTTCAGGCCTCATCACACACAGTTACAACATACAAAAGCACTTTCCCCAAGTGGTAAAGTTCAGGAGTCATGAACACTCCCTGCCAACTTTACTTAAAGTGAATATATACCATAAAGATGAAACAGACATTGGTTTTGAGGTATTATTTAACCAAAGTGTAAGACAACCCTTAACTCCACTCATTTTCTTTACATGCTTCCTTGCATCCTCATTGACATTATCCACAAAAGTAGCTGTTTCTGGGATTCTTTTCAACCTGTCTGCATACATTTATTCTATTCTGCATAAATGCCCTTATTACAGGAAAACGTGGACCTGCACTGGGAGCATGTAAAGAACTCTGTTGAAATGTTTCCATGGTTTTACTTGTCCAACTGTAGTTTAGCAACATGGCAGACCAGTGGGAGTATCTAACATGGTCCTACCACAaccaaaccccaaaaccccaaaCCCCAGAAACATTTGGCACACTCATGCCCTGGTTcaagttaaaataataaatagtgCTGTTCATGCCCCTTCCCACACAACACGACCAGATGCCAAGTGCACACATGTATGAATGGATCCTGTAACAACTACctgaccaaaaaagaaaaaatgtaaatcaggcTGAATCCAATATTATGACCTAGGTAATGACGAGCTACCCAGGTTCGAGTCCTTAGGTAGCAACGCTGGAGAAAAGTATAAACTGAGAGGAGAAGACAGGAAGAGTGGGACAAATAATTCCTATGGCAGAGGGAGGACGAgtgaacaaagttttttttttttttttttcctcctcatctGTGCGACTTGTCTCCTGCTCACAGGAGCATAGTGACCGGCTTCTCCATGAACTTGCGGAACTCAGCCAGCCACTGGGCACCAACAGCACCATCCACCACTCGATGGTCACAACTCAGCGTCACAGACATCATGTTGGCCACGTCAAACCTGCAGAGTGGACAAGGACAACATCGGGCTGCTCATATGCCGGCACAGGGACCAGGCTGAAAAACCGagacctgcaaaaaaaaaaaaaaaaaaaaaaaacctgctcctTACCCCCTCTCCGTGTCTGCAGGCAGCAACCTCTTTTCTGAACCTCCCACAGCCAGGATACAGGCCTGGGGAGGGTTAATGATGGCTGAGAAGTTTTTGATGCCAAACATGCCCAGATTGGAAATTGTGAAAGTTCCACCCTGAAGGAACAGAAAGCATCATGAATCGCATTTCATACAATATGGCAATATCATCTGAAACTAACGTTCGGTCCGCACCTGAAATTCGTGAGGTTGAAGTTTTCCCTCACGGGCTTTGGCTGCTAGACTGGACACATCCTTGCTGATACTAGCCAGGCCCTTAATGTGAGCATTGAAGACTATGGGAGTGATGAGACCATTACTAGTGCTGACCGCAACACTAACATCCACCACATGgttcctgaagaaaaaaaaagtaaaattacacCCTGTTTTTCTGACTGTTTTGATCACATTAGCAACTTGGTCCTGAAATAACATTAATTATGATATGAACGATGTGGCTCACTGGCGGATGACTGTATCCATCCAGGAGGAGTTGGCCTCAGGCACCTTCAAACAGGCCAGTGCAGATGCCTTAATAATGAAATCATTCACTGAGAGTTTTAGGTTGTCGGCCTTCACCTCCTGGGACAGAAAAGGAGGAGAATGGACACGTCAGGACGCCTTCAGGAGCAGAGCTCCACACCCCCCCCTCCGCATGCTCACCATATTGAGCTCTCTCCTTAACTCCAGAACTTGGTCCATGTTCACATCCACTGACAGATAATAGTGTGGGATGGTCTGCTTTGACTGCATCAGCCTCTGGGCGATAACTCTGCGGATATTGCTGACAGGGATGTCGGTGAAGCTGCCGGTTGGCACGGCCGCCACAGCTGGAGTGGCAGGACTGGGCGGAGACAcgggtggagcagcagcagcagtaacaGGCTGAGGCTGGTCACAGAAAATGCTCATCAATAGCCACAATAGCCACAATCACTAGAAGGACGGTCAAGACAATTCACACACTGACATACCGGAGCTTTGGTGGGAGTGAAGCTCTCAATATCTTTCCTGGTGATCCTGCCATCTGGACCAGAACCTATGAAGAAGAAACAGGTCAGCAACTCTATTTCAGCAATGGCGagtataaagtaaagtgaagtgattgtcaaatgtgatacacagcagcacagcacacagtgcacacagtgaaatttgtcctctgcatttagtgggtggtagtagcctagtggttaacacactcgcctatgaaccagaagacccgggtttgaatcctacttactaccattgtgtccctgagcaagacacttaaccctaagttgctccagggagactgtccctgtaaatactgattgtaagtcgctctggataagggcgtctgataaatgctgtaaatgtaaaatgtaaatgtaacccatcaccctgagtgagcagtgggcagccatgacaggcgcccggggagcagtgtgtggggacggtgctttgctcagtggcacctcagtggcaccttggcggatcgggattcgaaccggcaaccttccgattacagggccgcttccttaaccgctaggccaccactgccccagtctcTCCCAAACGGTCAATCACAAAACAAGATCTTCCACTGTCCACAGTCAGGCGTGGACCTGGTTCAACATGGGCACCCCAACTGCCCTGCAGCTAAACCCAAAGACACCCAACAAAGTGTTCATGAACTTTCACAGTAATCAAGTTCTTCTTTTGGATCTGCAGCCAGCACTCCACTCTGGCATCAAATTGCCCATGACCCACGTTGACTGCTTTCCCTTCCTCAGACACCATTTCAGCGCTTCTGATTGGTGTAGGAATAAAGTCAGACGGACTGGAAAGAACATGTATAGAAGAAGTAGTGACGGTAGCACTCACCAGGAACCTGTGAAAGGTCAACACCCTTGTCAGCAGCCAGCTTCTTAGCCAGCGGACTAGCAAACACTCTGCCTTTCCTGGAAGCAGCAGGGGTGGGTGGCGTGGACGTCTGCACTGGAGCAGGTGGGGACACTTGGGCAGGTAGAGGGGCAGTCACCTGGAGGTGGCATAAAACATGTCAGTATTTTTCTGCTACTTAACTGTGTGACTGGTATTAAAGCAACGGTGCAGTTATTAGGAATCACGAAGAAGGAAAACTACCAGGGTTGGAGCAGGAGACGAGCTGGCAGCCACTCCTGTCTCAACATAGTCAGCAAAAGCCTTGATGTCGCTCTCCTTCTCCACAATGATGCACAGAGGGGCACCCAAGGGGACATCTCTTGTCCCCTCAGCAATCAAAATCTTAGCCAAGTAGCCTTCCTCTTGAACCTCAAAACCTTAGCACaagaaaacatgtaaaaatgtctCACCGTTCCTCTTGGAGAACATTCACATGCTTTATTTGCACATGAAGAGCCTTCTACCAATGTGATATAACAGATGTTcaccaccagtcaaaagtctggacgcccctactccATGGcattatggagactaagatggagccattttgaagaatccaatgcaagaaacatgacTGATGgccattatgttttttttcttcagtgtcacctctttttaccttcatggctgctttgttcactatggACATCATCATGAGATGCCCATTatgtgaatgataagaaagtgttacatataaaccttcaggactttCCCCGTTggccaacttaaggtggtggagagaatcacagcaaaagctcccaaATGTGGAGAGAAGCAGATCTTCAACTTTTTactacataacctcatgtgtgagTTATTTcgtagtcctgtgtcttcagttttcttcTACATTGTAAGAAAATGccagacccataaatgagtaggtgcgtccaaatggtttgactggtagtgttaTGGGATCACTACAAACTTACCAATAGTTGCTTTGTCAGTTTCAATCTCAGCTAACAGGTCCCCTTCACTCAACTTCTCACCCACCTTCTTCTCCCAGCGCTGCACTGTGCCCATGGTCATAGTGGGGGAGAGAGCTGGAAGTGAAATCTGAAGCAGAAAGCAGAAATGTCGATGTTCTGAAAGGAAGGTTTTGCCAGTCCACCACAGGCTTGTGGGAAACATGCATGCTCATTTCAAAGTGCAAGTAAAGAGGATTCCGTTTAGAAGCACCTTCATGTGAGGTGGATAGGTGCTCCCTGGTGCCTGGggtggagcagctggaggaggaggtgaaggcAGTGGGCCAGGCGTGGCAGCGGATGACGCAGATGTTGTCATCTTGTCCAGCGTGAAGTCCTTAAAGGCCGGGATGTGGTCAGCACTGGACAGGTCAGAAGATGGACTGTAATCTTCCACTATTCGAATAAGACGCTACTCTGACACAGACATTCAAAAGATGAACTCACCTATCTACAGTAATACATATGACTGCTCCGATTGGCACATCCCTCGTTCCTTCTGCAACTAGAATTTTTGCAAGATAGCACTCCTCCAACATCTCGAAGCCCACTGTGGCTTTGTCTGTTTCCACCTAGAGAGAGTGGAGATGAAATTTGATATGCATCTTTCATCAGGATTCATCAAAAATGGATCCATCCTGGTTTAATGAAAGCTGAAATGTCCTTTTAAAAATTCCTTcaattcatttcttttattacCTCTGCAATCAAGTCCCCCTCGTTGATCTTGTcaccttcctttttttcccaccgGGCAATGGTGCCCATCTGCATGGTCGGGGACAGGGCGGGCAGCTGAACCTGTCAAGGACAGAGTCCCACATGTGAGTTCGGGGTGGGCCTTTTGAGGGTGGCCGACAGTAAAGATGTTACCTTCTGGTGCGGCGGCACACTGTAAAAACGTGCCGCCTGCCTGCCCCACTGCGGAAGGCACGCCTGCCTGCTGCTGATCGCTTTAGGGTTGTGTCGGCCACTGCACAGGGTCCGTGGTCGGGCCGGACCCCCGGAATGGCAGCGCAGAAGATAACCTGTCCGCGGTCCAGACCGAGGACCGGCACGGCCTGACGCGACCCCGGCCGGGGTGAGGCAGGCGGAGGGCCGCAGCCGGAGCATGACTCGCAACATTTCGGTTTGGTTCTtgacagagagaggaagagctACCTGGCACCGGTGCCTCTGACACCCCGAGCAGCTCAGAAACAGGCTCACTTTCCGATGACCTCCTCGCTCCAAAACATGACACTTTACGGCTCTCCTTCAGCCGCTTCAGAATGGGACTGTGCTTATTATGTTGCCATGTCGAGTGACAATGTGTTCGTCAAGGATCTGTGCATTAAGTACAATCTATGTAGTGCAAACGTTTGagtaaatgtttaaatcaaaTTATAAATATGGTAGAAAAAACGACCCTAGACGAAATGTAAATTGAGACACTCGCGCCACTACACGGTCACGAACATGAATCTGGCAACCCCAATCTCATGGCCTCTCCCTGTCGTAAAATATGTCGTAAAAGTAGGTATGACCGTGCACTCGGTCCGTTATTGGCTGACTTCTCGACTCACCAGACACCGCATTCGCTGCGGTTGACAGTTAACGCCACACACCAGCGCATCCGCCATATTGGGAGTGGCAGTTACCTACATTCCGGAGATTCGTATACATTAACATATAACATTAAGAAATACATCACATAGGTTTTTCTGCTAGGAGATGCTGTGACATTTCTATGGGACAATAATCACAATAGAACTGTGACTAAAGGAAACATCTAATAAATCTTTTATATACaattatctatatatatttcGATCTATATATAATTTAACTGCTGAATCACTATATTAGATATACATATAATGCAAAAGTTACAattcacaaaattaaaataaaaaattacgcATCTTGATCATCTCTGCCTTAACGTCTTTACTTGACCTTAATTGCCACTCACAACATGGCGGCGTCGTCTCCACGCCAAATaagggacactttcttgcagaTGCGTGCAAAGAGCAGGTGATCCCCCTCCCCCACGCCGCCGCaggacattacatttttttacattttccaaaCACATTTGGTTTTTGAG
The window above is part of the Denticeps clupeoides chromosome 6, fDenClu1.1, whole genome shotgun sequence genome. Proteins encoded here:
- the dlat gene encoding dihydrolipoyllysine-residue acetyltransferase component of pyruvate dehydrogenase complex, mitochondrial, with product MLRVMLRLRPSACLTPAGVASGRAGPRSGPRTGYLLRCHSGGPARPRTLCSGRHNPKAISSRQACLPQWGRQAARFYSVPPHQKVQLPALSPTMQMGTIARWEKKEGDKINEGDLIAEVETDKATVGFEMLEECYLAKILVAEGTRDVPIGAVICITVDSADHIPAFKDFTLDKMTTSASSAATPGPLPSPPPPAAPPQAPGSTYPPHMKISLPALSPTMTMGTVQRWEKKVGEKLSEGDLLAEIETDKATIGFEVQEEGYLAKILIAEGTRDVPLGAPLCIIVEKESDIKAFADYVETGVAASSSPAPTLVTAPLPAQVSPPAPVQTSTPPTPAASRKGRVFASPLAKKLAADKGVDLSQVPGSGPDGRITRKDIESFTPTKAPPQPVTAAAAPPVSPPSPATPAVAAVPTGSFTDIPVSNIRRVIAQRLMQSKQTIPHYYLSVDVNMDQVLELRRELNMEVKADNLKLSVNDFIIKASALACLKVPEANSSWMDTVIRQNHVVDVSVAVSTSNGLITPIVFNAHIKGLASISKDVSSLAAKAREGKLQPHEFQGGTFTISNLGMFGIKNFSAIINPPQACILAVGGSEKRLLPADTERGFDVANMMSVTLSCDHRVVDGAVGAQWLAEFRKFMEKPVTMLL